DNA from Betaproteobacteria bacterium:
GCCCTTAGCTCGGCGGGAACGATCCGCGCCTATCCGAAGCACACGCTTCTCATTCAGGAGGGCGACCAAAACGACCAGATCTACGTGGTGCTGTCTGGACGGTTGAAGGTTTTTCTGTCCGATAGCGACGGCAAGGAAATCGTCATCGACACATTGGGACCCCGGCAATTGTTTGGCGAGATGGCCCTGGAAGGAGAGC
Protein-coding regions in this window:
- a CDS encoding cyclic nucleotide-binding domain-containing protein, producing MPGFLFDDRHLDALSSAGTIRAYPKHTLLIQEGDQNDQIYVVLSGRLKVFLSDSDGKEIVIDTLGPRQLFGEMALEGEPRSASVMTTEVCKLVMIQRDQFKQFLAANPEAAYSLI